GGCTGTCGACATAGGCGACGCGGCGGCAGACAGGCGGCTCTCCGGGCAGCGAGCAGCCCCACCAGGTCCAGGATAGCGCCCCGGGCGTGTGGCCGGGGGTGGCGTGTGCCGTCAGTTCCAGCTCGCCCAGCTTCAGCGTCTCGCCATCCTGTAACACCAGGCCGACCGCGACCGGCTCCATCGCCTCATGCACGCCCGATTGCGGATCATCCGGCCCGACCTGGCCGCGCCGCAGAACTTCGGCTCCGGCTTCGGAGGACACGACGGTTGCGCCGGTCGCGCGCACGAACGCCGCGTGGCCGCCGACATGGTCGTGATGTTCATGGCTCGTGGCGATGTATTTCACGTCCGCCGGATCGAAGCCAAGCTTGCGGATATTGTCGAGCACGACCTTCACGCCGCCTTCCGTCCCGCTGTCGATCAGGATGTGGCCTTCCGGGCCGACGACCAGGATGGCGCTGATGCCGCATGTGCCGACGTGAAAAGTGTTGCCGATGATCTGGAAGGGCGGGGCGGGCTTGTCCCATTCGTCCCAGTCCTCGCAGGCCGCCAGGAATGCCTCCTGACCGCCGCG
This genomic interval from Paraurantiacibacter namhicola contains the following:
- the bla gene encoding subclass B3 metallo-beta-lactamase encodes the protein MKTLLPALASAALLLSTACVAPQNAAADPSTKSLSEEIDPMTAPWRGGQEAFLAACEDWDEWDKPAPPFQIIGNTFHVGTCGISAILVVGPEGHILIDSGTEGGVKVVLDNIRKLGFDPADVKYIATSHEHHDHVGGHAAFVRATGATVVSSEAGAEVLRRGQVGPDDPQSGVHEAMEPVAVGLVLQDGETLKLGELELTAHATPGHTPGALSWTWWGCSLPGEPPVCRRVAYVDSLSPVSADDYRFSDHPAYVAQFRQSFAEVAALPCDILLTPHPSSSAMLSRMRDGALDDQAACAAYARAGEKRLDARLAKEGEGS